Proteins encoded by one window of Gemmatimonas aurantiaca:
- a CDS encoding DUF2945 domain-containing protein, protein MTRRFRIGDHVRWNSEAGHVSGTIIAIHTTDFDYKGHVHHATEDDPQYEIKSDKTDHIAAHKGSALEHA, encoded by the coding sequence ATGACCAGACGATTCAGGATCGGCGATCACGTGCGCTGGAACTCCGAGGCGGGCCACGTATCGGGAACCATCATCGCGATCCACACGACCGATTTCGACTACAAGGGTCATGTCCATCACGCGACGGAGGACGATCCGCAGTACGAGATCAAGAGTGACAAAACGGATCATATCGCGGCGCACAAGGGCAGCGCACTCGAACACGCGTGA
- the moaA gene encoding GTP 3',8-cyclase MoaA, giving the protein MRDQFGRSIEYLRISVTDRCNFRCQYCMPLEGLPWLPKADILRYEEIADIVAQLAPLGLRRLRITGGEPTIRPELPRLVRLLRDIPGIEDIALSTNGVKLPQMAGALADAGLHRVNISADSLRPERVAAIARRDLGFALHTAALAAEQAGLGPIKVNVVVMRGINDDELGDFAALTREHPWHVRFIELMPVGELRDLTWEHVVPSDEILARLSAVDALLPDATPVQGNGPAAYYRYAGAPGSVGVITPMTHTYCEKCNRVRLTADGRLRTCLFGEHEVPLRDALRRGEPLAPLFTRALAEKPREHALLQLRVGGLRALSEVGG; this is encoded by the coding sequence ATGCGCGACCAGTTCGGGCGATCCATCGAGTACCTGCGCATCTCGGTGACCGATCGGTGCAACTTCCGGTGCCAGTACTGCATGCCGCTGGAAGGGCTGCCGTGGCTCCCCAAGGCCGATATCCTGCGCTACGAAGAGATTGCCGACATCGTCGCGCAGCTCGCGCCACTGGGCCTCCGGCGCCTGCGCATCACCGGCGGTGAACCGACCATCCGCCCCGAGCTGCCGCGTCTCGTCCGGCTGCTGCGCGACATTCCGGGGATCGAGGACATCGCGCTGTCCACCAATGGCGTGAAGCTGCCGCAGATGGCCGGCGCGCTGGCCGATGCCGGACTGCACCGGGTGAACATCAGTGCCGATTCGCTGCGTCCGGAGCGTGTGGCGGCCATTGCCCGCCGCGATCTGGGATTTGCCCTGCATACGGCGGCCCTGGCGGCGGAACAAGCGGGCCTCGGGCCCATCAAGGTCAACGTCGTCGTCATGCGCGGCATCAATGACGACGAGCTGGGCGATTTCGCGGCGCTGACACGCGAGCATCCCTGGCATGTCCGCTTCATCGAGCTGATGCCGGTGGGAGAGCTGCGCGATCTCACCTGGGAGCACGTGGTGCCCAGCGACGAGATCCTCGCGCGGTTGTCGGCCGTGGATGCGCTCCTGCCGGATGCCACGCCCGTGCAGGGCAACGGGCCAGCGGCGTACTACCGCTACGCCGGTGCGCCGGGCTCGGTGGGCGTGATCACGCCCATGACCCATACGTATTGCGAGAAATGTAATCGGGTTAGGCTGACGGCCGACGGCCGCTTGCGGACCTGCCTGTTCGGCGAACACGAGGTGCCGCTGCGCGATGCCTTGCGACGGGGTGAACCGCTCGCCCCGCTCTTTACACGGGCACTGGCAGAAAAGCCCCGGGAGCATGCATTGCTGCAATTGCGTGTCGGCGGCTTGCGTGCGCTGAGCGAGGTGGGCGGGTAA
- a CDS encoding fumarate reductase/succinate dehydrogenase flavoprotein subunit yields the protein MIELNAKIPSGPLEQKWDKHRFDMKLVNPANKRKHHVIVVGAGLAGASAAATMAELGYNVSCFVFHDSPRRAHSIAAQGGINAAKNYQNDGDSVRRLFYDTVKGGDFRAREANVYRLAQVSVNIIDQCVAQGVPFAREYGGLLANRSFGGAQVSRTFYARGQTGQQLLLGAYQALERQVGLKKVQMHTFEEMLDVVVINGHARGIITRNLLTGKITSHAGDAVVLATGGYGNVFFLSTNAKYSNVTASWRAHKKGAAFANPCYTQIHPTCIPVHGEHQSKLTLMSESLRNDGRVWVPKKQGDHRPPAQIPEAERDYYLERKYPSFGNLAPRDISSRAAKEACDDGRGVGPGGLGVYLDFADAIKRLGQQTIAERYGNLFDMYQRITDENPYQQPMRIYPAVHYTMGGLWVDYNLMSTIPGLHVAGEANFSDHGANRLGASALMQGLADGYFVLPYTIGDYLASTKLEKVDTSHAEFRGAEEAIRAQQQQFLNMKGKRTVDSFHKELGKIMWEYCGMARDRAGLTKALELIPALREEFWSNLNVPGSADSLNQSLERAGRVADFFELGELMCRDALHREESCGGHFRTEYQEEGEAKRNDEEFAYVAAWEYAGEGKAPILNKEPLVYENVHLSTRSYK from the coding sequence ATGATCGAACTGAACGCCAAGATCCCGAGCGGACCGCTCGAACAGAAGTGGGACAAGCACCGCTTCGACATGAAGCTGGTGAATCCGGCCAACAAGCGGAAACACCACGTGATCGTGGTGGGCGCGGGCCTCGCCGGCGCGTCCGCGGCCGCCACCATGGCGGAGCTGGGGTACAACGTCTCCTGCTTCGTCTTCCACGATTCGCCGCGCCGCGCGCACTCCATCGCGGCGCAGGGCGGCATCAACGCCGCCAAGAACTACCAGAACGACGGCGACTCGGTGCGTCGGCTGTTCTACGACACGGTCAAGGGCGGCGACTTCCGCGCCCGCGAAGCCAACGTGTACCGTCTCGCGCAGGTGTCGGTGAACATCATCGACCAGTGCGTGGCGCAGGGCGTGCCGTTCGCGCGTGAATACGGCGGTCTGCTGGCCAACCGTTCGTTCGGTGGCGCGCAGGTCTCGCGTACATTCTACGCGCGTGGGCAGACGGGGCAGCAGTTGCTGCTGGGCGCGTACCAGGCGCTGGAGCGCCAGGTCGGGCTCAAGAAGGTGCAGATGCACACCTTCGAGGAAATGCTCGACGTGGTGGTCATCAACGGCCATGCGCGCGGCATCATCACGCGCAACCTGCTCACCGGCAAGATCACGTCGCACGCGGGCGATGCGGTGGTGCTCGCCACGGGCGGCTACGGCAACGTATTCTTCCTGAGCACGAACGCGAAGTACTCCAACGTCACGGCCTCGTGGCGCGCGCACAAGAAGGGCGCGGCCTTCGCCAATCCGTGCTACACGCAGATTCACCCCACGTGCATTCCGGTGCACGGCGAACATCAGTCGAAGCTGACGCTGATGTCGGAGTCGCTGCGCAACGACGGACGGGTGTGGGTGCCCAAGAAGCAGGGCGATCATCGTCCACCCGCACAGATTCCGGAAGCGGAGCGCGATTACTACCTCGAACGGAAGTATCCGAGCTTCGGCAATCTGGCGCCGCGTGACATCTCGTCTCGTGCCGCCAAAGAAGCCTGCGACGACGGCCGTGGCGTGGGCCCCGGCGGTCTCGGGGTGTATCTCGACTTCGCCGACGCCATCAAGCGTCTGGGGCAGCAGACCATCGCCGAGCGGTACGGCAATCTGTTCGACATGTATCAGCGCATCACGGACGAAAATCCGTATCAGCAGCCGATGCGCATCTACCCGGCCGTGCACTATACGATGGGCGGTCTCTGGGTGGACTACAATCTCATGAGCACCATCCCCGGTCTGCACGTGGCCGGTGAAGCCAACTTCTCCGATCACGGTGCCAACCGTCTCGGCGCGTCGGCGCTCATGCAGGGGCTGGCCGACGGCTACTTCGTGCTGCCGTACACCATCGGCGACTATCTCGCCAGCACCAAGCTGGAGAAGGTGGACACGTCGCACGCGGAGTTCCGCGGCGCCGAGGAAGCCATCCGCGCGCAGCAGCAGCAGTTCCTGAACATGAAGGGCAAGCGCACGGTCGACAGCTTCCACAAGGAGCTGGGCAAGATCATGTGGGAATACTGCGGCATGGCCCGTGATCGCGCCGGTCTCACCAAGGCGCTGGAGCTGATTCCCGCGCTCCGGGAAGAGTTCTGGAGCAACCTGAACGTGCCGGGCAGCGCGGACTCGCTCAACCAGTCGCTGGAGCGTGCGGGCCGCGTGGCGGACTTCTTCGAACTCGGTGAACTCATGTGCCGTGACGCACTGCACCGTGAAGAGTCCTGTGGCGGGCACTTCCGCACCGAGTACCAGGAAGAAGGCGAGGCCAAGCGCAACGACGAGGAGTTCGCGTACGTGGCCGCCTGGGAATACGCGGGCGAAGGGAAGGCGCCGATTCTCAACAAGGAACCGCTGGTGTACGAAAACGTGCACCTCTCCACACGGAGCTACAAGTAA
- a CDS encoding succinate dehydrogenase cytochrome b subunit: MYGLTRFWQSTIGKKIVMAVTGIIGILFVIGHMSGNFLMFKGQDAMHHYALLLRTSMPLLWTVRIGLLAAVVLHVVSAYQLTMISKAARPQDYTTRKPQVTTLAAKTMKWGGVLLLVFLVYHILHMTLGTVHPQFVHLDPYNNLRIGLANPLVAGFYILAMAALGLHLYHGAWAVTRTLGVARPSQHPLKRRIAVVIAIVVAVGFAIIPIAALAGLFPEAPALQETSAAETH, translated from the coding sequence ATGTACGGTCTCACGCGGTTCTGGCAGAGCACGATCGGCAAGAAGATCGTGATGGCGGTGACGGGGATCATCGGAATCCTGTTCGTCATCGGCCACATGTCCGGCAACTTCCTGATGTTCAAGGGGCAGGACGCAATGCACCACTACGCATTGCTGCTCCGCACCAGCATGCCGCTCCTCTGGACGGTGCGCATCGGGTTGCTTGCAGCGGTCGTGCTGCACGTAGTATCGGCCTATCAGCTCACGATGATCTCGAAGGCCGCGCGTCCGCAGGACTACACGACGCGCAAGCCGCAGGTGACCACCCTCGCGGCGAAGACGATGAAGTGGGGCGGCGTGCTGCTGCTCGTCTTCCTGGTGTATCACATCCTCCACATGACGCTGGGCACGGTGCATCCGCAGTTCGTGCACCTCGATCCGTACAACAACCTGCGGATCGGTCTGGCCAATCCGCTCGTGGCCGGTTTCTACATCCTCGCGATGGCGGCGCTGGGCCTGCATCTCTACCACGGCGCCTGGGCCGTGACGCGCACGCTGGGCGTGGCGCGTCCGTCGCAGCATCCGCTCAAGCGCCGTATCGCGGTGGTGATCGCCATCGTCGTCGCGGTGGGCTTCGCGATCATTCCGATCGCCGCGCTCGCCGGCCTGTTCCCCGAAGCGCCGGCGCTGCAGGAAACTTCCGCGGCGGAGACGCACTGA
- a CDS encoding succinate dehydrogenase/fumarate reductase iron-sulfur subunit has protein sequence MKLTLNVWRQPASQAPGQLETYTLEGVSADMSFLEMFDMLNEQLTEQGKEPVAFAHDCREGICGSCAMMINGQAHGPWKGAATCQLHMRAFKDGDIITVEPWRASPFPLVKDLVVNRGSLDRIIQAGGFISVNTGGPRDANEILIGKDILEESMDAAACIGCGACVAACPNASASLFTGAKISHLGLLPQGQPERDKRALAMVEQMDLEGFGHCTLTGECQEACPKEISIDVIKRMNRDYLVASALRQEPRATAGTG, from the coding sequence ATGAAGCTCACTCTCAACGTGTGGCGTCAGCCCGCGTCGCAGGCGCCAGGCCAGCTCGAGACGTACACGCTCGAAGGCGTGAGTGCGGACATGTCGTTCCTCGAGATGTTCGACATGCTGAACGAGCAGCTCACCGAGCAGGGCAAGGAGCCGGTGGCCTTCGCGCACGATTGCCGCGAAGGCATCTGCGGTTCGTGCGCGATGATGATCAACGGTCAGGCGCACGGACCGTGGAAGGGCGCGGCCACCTGTCAGTTGCACATGCGCGCGTTCAAGGATGGAGACATCATCACGGTGGAGCCGTGGCGTGCCTCGCCGTTCCCGCTCGTGAAGGATCTCGTGGTGAATCGCGGTTCGCTCGATCGCATCATCCAGGCGGGCGGGTTCATCTCGGTGAACACGGGCGGTCCGCGTGACGCCAACGAGATCCTCATCGGTAAGGACATCCTCGAAGAGTCGATGGACGCCGCGGCGTGCATCGGGTGCGGCGCGTGCGTGGCCGCGTGCCCGAACGCGTCGGCGTCGCTCTTCACCGGCGCGAAGATCTCGCACCTCGGTCTGCTGCCGCAGGGGCAGCCCGAACGCGACAAACGCGCGCTGGCGATGGTGGAGCAGATGGATCTCGAAGGCTTCGGTCACTGCACGCTCACGGGCGAATGCCAGGAAGCGTGCCCGAAGGAGATCAGCATCGACGTGATCAAGCGCATGAACCGTGACTATCTCGTGGCCAGTGCGCTTCGCCAGGAACCACGGGCCACCGCGGGTACGGGCTGA
- the mdh gene encoding malate dehydrogenase, which translates to MVNKITVVGAGNVGATTAQRIAEKSLGRTVVMVDVVEGIPQGKGLDQWESAPVEGFDTRVIGTNGYEETAGSDIVVITAGIARKPGMSRDDLLNTNAGIVKSVAEQIKATSPNAIIIVVSNPLDVMCHVAKHVTGFPRERVIGMAGVLDTARYRSFIAEALDVSVRDIQAMVLGGHGDTMVPLISYTTISGIPITQLMPREQLDAIVQRARDGGAEIVKYLKTGSAYYAPSSGAVEMVDAIVHDRKRILPCAAWLEGEYGMSGLFLGVPCKLGKNGLEKVLEIELTADEKAALERSAQAVREPMSVLSL; encoded by the coding sequence ATGGTCAACAAGATCACGGTCGTAGGCGCGGGCAATGTCGGCGCCACCACGGCCCAGCGTATCGCCGAGAAGTCACTCGGCCGCACGGTCGTCATGGTGGACGTCGTCGAAGGCATCCCGCAGGGGAAGGGCCTCGATCAGTGGGAGTCGGCGCCCGTCGAAGGCTTCGACACGCGCGTCATCGGCACCAATGGCTACGAGGAGACGGCGGGCTCGGACATCGTCGTGATCACGGCCGGCATCGCCCGCAAGCCGGGCATGTCGCGTGACGATCTGCTCAACACGAACGCCGGCATCGTGAAGTCGGTGGCGGAGCAGATCAAGGCCACCTCGCCGAACGCGATCATCATCGTCGTGTCGAATCCGCTCGACGTGATGTGTCACGTGGCGAAGCATGTGACGGGCTTCCCGCGCGAGCGCGTGATCGGCATGGCCGGCGTGCTCGACACGGCGCGCTACCGCTCGTTCATCGCCGAAGCGCTCGACGTGTCGGTGCGCGACATCCAGGCCATGGTGCTGGGCGGCCATGGCGACACGATGGTGCCGCTCATCTCGTACACGACCATCAGCGGCATCCCCATCACGCAGCTCATGCCGCGTGAGCAGCTCGATGCGATCGTGCAGCGCGCCCGTGACGGCGGCGCCGAGATCGTGAAGTATCTCAAGACCGGCTCGGCGTACTATGCGCCGTCGTCGGGCGCGGTGGAGATGGTCGATGCGATCGTGCACGATCGCAAGCGCATCCTGCCGTGTGCCGCATGGCTCGAGGGTGAATACGGGATGTCGGGGCTGTTCCTCGGCGTGCCCTGCAAGCTCGGCAAGAACGGCCTCGAGAAGGTGCTCGAGATCGAACTCACCGCCGACGAAAAGGCCGCACTCGAACGCTCCGCCCAGGCGGTGCGCGAACCGATGTCGGTGCTCTCCCTCTGA
- a CDS encoding c-type cytochrome produces the protein MSACRPSNGDTPPEDSARAAQGPQSNGGGDARRGLALLNNFRDSLPEHSGNALRCTSCHLDNGTRTTALPWLGSAARYPQYRARPGYPENMERRINECIARSLAGRMLPEAGRDMRDMVAYMESLRDRPRPADNPQVKLVGQVSAGREGYAQQCARCHGASGEGVPGLAPAVWGAESYSVGAGMARQYTLATFMRHNMPYDRATIVTDQQAADIAAYMLTQPRQDHPGKERDWPNGDPPADVAYVTDSAKTAGKPMPAARPLLPRRVSPDSLGR, from the coding sequence GTGTCCGCGTGCCGTCCGTCGAACGGCGACACCCCGCCTGAAGATTCCGCCCGCGCGGCGCAGGGTCCGCAGAGCAATGGTGGAGGTGACGCCCGGCGTGGTCTCGCGCTGCTCAACAATTTCCGCGACTCGCTGCCGGAGCACAGCGGCAATGCGTTGCGCTGCACGAGCTGCCACCTCGACAATGGCACGCGCACCACGGCGCTGCCATGGCTGGGCAGTGCGGCGCGGTATCCGCAATACCGGGCGCGACCGGGCTATCCGGAAAACATGGAGCGGCGCATCAACGAGTGCATCGCGCGCAGCCTCGCCGGCAGAATGCTGCCGGAGGCTGGCCGTGACATGCGCGACATGGTGGCCTACATGGAGTCGCTGCGCGATCGTCCCCGTCCGGCGGACAATCCCCAGGTGAAGCTGGTGGGGCAGGTGAGCGCGGGGCGTGAGGGGTATGCGCAGCAGTGCGCGCGCTGCCATGGAGCGAGTGGCGAAGGCGTGCCGGGGCTGGCGCCGGCCGTCTGGGGAGCCGAGAGCTATTCGGTGGGAGCGGGCATGGCGCGGCAGTACACCCTGGCCACCTTCATGCGCCACAACATGCCGTACGACCGCGCCACGATCGTCACCGACCAGCAGGCCGCCGATATCGCAGCCTACATGCTCACGCAGCCCCGGCAGGACCATCCCGGCAAGGAACGGGACTGGCCCAACGGCGACCCGCCAGCCGACGTTGCCTATGTAACGGACTCGGCGAAGACCGCCGGCAAGCCCATGCCAGCGGCGCGGCCGCTCCTGCCGCGCCGTGTGTCCCCCGATTCACTCGGCCGATGA
- a CDS encoding uracil-DNA glycosylase family protein, with product MPPVTSIGEPQRFEALREAIEACRICRDEPRYGPPLDHEPRPVFQLAESARICIASQAPGIRAHRSGRPFDDPSGVRLRQWLGLTDAEFYDASRIAILPMGFCFPGLGKTGDLPPRRECAEVWRPRVFGRLSNLKLLVVIGSYAQRWHLGHDATQQGLTETVRAWRRHRDDTTPSVFPLPHPSWHNNRWLKLNPWFETELLPVLQADVRAVLL from the coding sequence ATGCCGCCCGTCACGTCGATCGGCGAACCGCAGCGATTCGAGGCACTGCGCGAGGCCATCGAGGCCTGCCGGATCTGCCGCGACGAGCCGCGGTACGGGCCGCCGTTGGATCATGAGCCTCGGCCCGTCTTCCAACTCGCCGAGTCCGCGCGCATCTGCATTGCCAGCCAGGCACCGGGCATTCGCGCGCATCGCAGCGGTCGTCCGTTCGACGATCCCTCGGGTGTCCGGCTGCGGCAATGGTTGGGCCTCACGGACGCCGAGTTCTATGACGCGTCCCGCATTGCCATCCTGCCGATGGGGTTCTGCTTCCCCGGCCTGGGCAAGACCGGCGATCTGCCGCCCCGCCGCGAATGTGCGGAGGTCTGGCGACCCCGCGTGTTCGGCCGGCTGTCGAATCTGAAGTTGCTGGTGGTGATCGGGAGTTATGCCCAACGATGGCACCTCGGCCACGACGCCACGCAGCAGGGACTCACGGAAACCGTGCGCGCCTGGCGCCGCCATCGGGACGACACGACGCCCAGTGTGTTTCCGCTCCCGCACCCATCATGGCACAACAACCGATGGCTGAAGCTCAATCCCTGGTTCGAGACGGAACTGCTGCCGGTACTTCAGGCGGATGTGCGCGCGGTGCTGTTGTAG